One window of Streptomyces sp. NBC_00273 genomic DNA carries:
- a CDS encoding phosphotransferase family protein translates to MTSAPADPRGLDLERLRGHLDRVRPEMVAGALRGRLIEGGRSNLTYEITDGTARWVVRRPPLGHVLATAHDMRREHRVIEALHGTAVPVPEPLLLCEDEAVLGAPFYVMEFVDGVPYRTAEQLAAIGPERTRRAVLGLVDTLVDLHAVDPEAVGLGDFGRPEGFLDRQLRRWGKQLAASRGRELAGIDELHGALGRTLPDSPAPTVVHGDFRLDNVLIGGSPSGTDTVRAVLDWEMSTLGDPLTDLGLLVMYSSDLGLTGSPVSTTSGAPGHPTPAELVERYAARSGRDTGAIAWYTAFAWFKLAVILEGIHYRYTLGQTVGAGFDRIGELVPVFIEHGLTTLQNRQEG, encoded by the coding sequence ATGACCTCAGCCCCGGCCGACCCGCGCGGCCTGGATCTGGAACGGCTGCGCGGTCATCTCGACCGGGTACGGCCCGAAATGGTGGCCGGGGCGCTGCGCGGCCGGCTCATCGAGGGCGGCCGGTCGAACCTCACGTACGAGATCACCGACGGGACCGCCCGCTGGGTGGTCCGCCGGCCGCCGCTGGGCCACGTACTGGCCACCGCGCACGACATGCGGCGCGAGCACCGGGTCATCGAGGCGCTGCACGGCACGGCGGTGCCGGTGCCCGAGCCGTTGCTCCTGTGCGAGGACGAGGCCGTGCTCGGGGCGCCGTTCTACGTCATGGAGTTCGTGGACGGGGTGCCGTACCGGACGGCCGAGCAGCTCGCCGCGATCGGACCGGAGCGGACCCGGCGGGCGGTACTGGGCCTGGTGGACACCCTGGTCGACCTCCACGCGGTGGATCCGGAGGCGGTGGGCCTGGGCGACTTCGGCCGGCCCGAGGGCTTCCTGGACCGGCAGCTGCGCCGCTGGGGCAAGCAGCTCGCGGCTTCCCGGGGCCGGGAACTCGCCGGGATCGACGAGCTGCACGGCGCGCTCGGCCGGACGCTGCCCGACTCCCCCGCCCCGACCGTGGTGCACGGGGACTTCCGGCTGGACAACGTCCTGATCGGCGGGTCCCCGTCCGGCACCGACACCGTCCGGGCGGTGCTGGACTGGGAGATGTCCACGCTCGGGGATCCGCTGACCGACCTCGGGCTGCTGGTGATGTACAGCTCGGACCTGGGCCTGACCGGATCGCCGGTCAGCACGACGAGCGGGGCGCCGGGCCATCCGACGCCGGCCGAGCTCGTCGAGCGGTACGCCGCCCGCTCGGGCCGGGACACCGGGGCGATCGCCTGGTACACGGCCTTCGCCTGGTTCAAGCTCGCCGTGATCCTCGAGGGCATCCACTACCGCTACACGCTGGGACAGACCGTCGGGGCGGGCTTCGACCGGATCGGCGAGCTGGTCCCGGTCTTCATCGAGCACGGACTGACCACGCTCCAGAACCGCCAGGAAGGCTGA
- a CDS encoding MBL fold metallo-hydrolase, producing the protein MSVEEPYLVQPAPGVYAYVQPDGGWCLNNAGFVTDGGRTLLVDTAATERRALALRAAVVAAGAPLPRTVVNTHHHGDHTYGNGVFAPEALVLGHDNARSEQLAAGHQLELIWPATDFGAIDIVPPDLTYSDRATLHVGATEVQVIHPGVAHTTGDSVVWLPGQRVVFTGDLVFAGGTPFLAMGSLAGSLRALELLRSLDAETVVPGHGPLTDPSAYDSTERYLRYVAELAREGRTKGLSPLEVAQQADLGEFGSWRESERLVANVHRAYAELAGRPEGAPLDILAVLTDMTVMNGGTPILCHA; encoded by the coding sequence ATGTCCGTCGAAGAGCCGTACCTCGTCCAGCCCGCGCCGGGGGTGTACGCCTACGTCCAGCCGGACGGCGGCTGGTGCCTCAACAACGCCGGATTCGTGACCGACGGGGGCCGGACCCTGCTCGTGGACACCGCCGCCACCGAGCGGCGGGCCCTGGCCCTGCGCGCCGCGGTCGTGGCGGCCGGGGCGCCGCTCCCCCGCACCGTGGTCAACACCCACCACCACGGCGACCACACCTACGGCAACGGCGTCTTCGCCCCCGAGGCGCTCGTCCTCGGGCACGACAACGCACGGTCCGAGCAGCTCGCGGCCGGGCACCAGCTGGAGCTGATCTGGCCCGCCACGGACTTCGGCGCGATCGACATCGTGCCGCCCGATCTCACCTACAGCGACCGGGCGACCCTGCACGTCGGCGCGACGGAGGTGCAGGTCATCCACCCGGGCGTCGCGCACACCACCGGGGACTCGGTCGTGTGGCTGCCCGGCCAGCGGGTGGTCTTCACCGGCGACCTGGTCTTCGCCGGGGGGACGCCGTTCCTCGCGATGGGCTCGCTCGCCGGCTCGCTGCGGGCGCTGGAGCTGCTGCGTTCACTGGACGCGGAGACCGTCGTACCGGGCCACGGACCCCTGACCGACCCCTCGGCCTACGACTCCACCGAGCGCTACCTGCGGTACGTGGCCGAACTCGCCCGGGAGGGGCGGACGAAGGGGCTGTCCCCGCTGGAGGTGGCCCAGCAGGCCGATCTCGGCGAGTTCGGCTCCTGGCGGGAGAGCGAGCGGCTGGTGGCGAACGTGCACCGGGCGTACGCGGAACTGGCCGGCCGACCGGAGGGCGCACCGCTGGACATCCTGGCGGTCCTGACGGACATGACCGTGATGAACGGCGGAACACCGATCCTCTGCCACGCCTGA
- a CDS encoding DUF202 domain-containing protein, translated as MSTSGTDRDAGLQPERTRLAWRRTTLASSVVAVLALRQALRGTGAPVELAGVAAIALIWLAFLWVAHRRIRALATDRPRDLAPRAALAVVACTVALAAFAITVIF; from the coding sequence GTGAGCACGTCGGGCACGGACCGCGATGCCGGGCTGCAGCCCGAGCGGACCCGGCTCGCGTGGCGGCGTACGACGCTGGCCTCCTCGGTGGTGGCGGTGCTGGCGCTGCGGCAGGCGCTGCGCGGGACGGGCGCGCCGGTGGAGCTGGCCGGGGTGGCGGCCATCGCGCTGATCTGGCTGGCGTTCCTGTGGGTGGCGCACCGGCGGATCCGGGCGCTGGCGACCGACCGGCCGCGGGACCTCGCGCCGCGGGCGGCCCTGGCGGTGGTGGCGTGCACGGTGGCGTTGGCGGCATTCGCGATCACGGTGATCTTCTGA
- a CDS encoding YidH family protein: MIDFVKDVRLWFAPSRLRDEGETPDYRFSLANERTFLAWIRTSLALVGGGFAVDQFLPDLRWGVRVGMAFTLLAVGAACALRAVNHWVRCERAMRRGEDLPLSRFPVLLSLGVGLVAVTMVVVVLLGWTTGR; encoded by the coding sequence GTGATCGACTTCGTCAAGGACGTGCGCCTCTGGTTCGCACCCTCGCGGCTGAGGGACGAGGGCGAGACCCCGGACTACCGCTTCTCGCTGGCCAACGAACGGACCTTCCTCGCCTGGATCCGGACCTCGCTGGCTCTGGTGGGCGGCGGTTTCGCCGTCGACCAGTTCCTGCCGGACCTGCGCTGGGGGGTGCGGGTCGGGATGGCCTTCACGCTGCTCGCGGTGGGCGCGGCCTGTGCGCTGCGGGCGGTGAACCACTGGGTTCGGTGCGAGCGGGCGATGCGGCGGGGCGAGGACCTGCCGCTGTCGCGCTTCCCGGTGCTGCTGAGCCTGGGCGTGGGACTGGTGGCGGTGACGATGGTGGTGGTCGTACTGCTGGGCTGGACGACGGGCCGGTGA
- a CDS encoding NUDIX hydrolase — MSAADEVLDVVDRDDRVVGRAPRGEVYARGLLHRCVFVQARDAAGRIFVHRRTASKLVFPAHYDMFVGGVLGAGESYAQAALREAEEELGVRGLPQPTPLFKFLYKGPGGAWWSYVHEVRCELPVDPQVSEVDWHAYLTQEELDRRVDGGEWAWVPDGLEAYRRLRAHPESRL; from the coding sequence ATGAGTGCCGCAGACGAAGTGCTGGACGTGGTGGACCGGGACGACCGGGTCGTCGGACGGGCCCCGCGGGGCGAGGTGTACGCCCGGGGGCTGCTCCACCGTTGCGTGTTCGTGCAGGCCAGGGACGCGGCGGGGCGGATCTTCGTACACCGGCGGACCGCCTCGAAACTGGTCTTCCCCGCGCACTACGACATGTTCGTGGGCGGGGTGCTGGGCGCGGGCGAGAGCTACGCGCAGGCCGCGCTGCGCGAGGCCGAGGAGGAGCTGGGGGTGCGGGGGCTGCCGCAGCCGACGCCGCTGTTCAAGTTCCTGTACAAGGGCCCGGGCGGGGCCTGGTGGTCGTACGTGCACGAGGTGCGGTGCGAGCTGCCCGTGGACCCGCAGGTCTCGGAGGTCGACTGGCACGCCTACCTCACCCAGGAGGAACTGGACCGGCGGGTGGACGGCGGGGAGTGGGCCTGGGTGCCGGACGGGCTGGAGGCGTACCGGCGGCTGCGCGCACATCCGGAATCCCGCTTGTAG
- a CDS encoding FAD-binding dehydrogenase has translation MTYDADVIVIGAGLAGLVATAELVDAGRKVILLDQEPERSIGGQAHWSFGGLFFVDSPEQRRMRIKDSHALALQDWLGTAGFDREEDAWPRRWAEAYVDFAAGEKRSWLHARGVRFFPVVGWAERGGYDANGHGNSVPRFHITWGTGPGLVEPFERRVRAGVARGLVRFAFRHRVTGLSATAGAVDTVTGEVLEPSDAVRGGASSREVTGTFTLRAQAVIVTSGGIGGNHDLVRAQWPARLGTPPQRMLSGVPAHVDGLMLGIAERAGASHINKDRMWHYTEGIQNWDPIWARHGIRILPGPSPLWLDATGKRLPVPLFPGFDTLGTLDHIMKTGHDHTWFVLNERIIGKEFALSGSEQNPDLTGKSVRDVITRARQAVPAPVRAFMDNGADFVVERDLSALVRGMNAVTKEDLLDEATVRGEIVARDREIANPFTKDLQVTAIHGARRYLGDKLIRTAAPHRILDPKAGPLIAVRLSILTRKSLGGLETDLSSRVLTASGEPLPGVYAAGEAAGFGGGGVHGYRALEGTFLGGCIFSGRAAGRAAARAVG, from the coding sequence ATGACGTACGACGCAGACGTGATCGTGATCGGAGCCGGACTCGCGGGGCTCGTGGCCACCGCCGAGCTCGTCGACGCGGGCCGCAAGGTCATCCTGCTCGACCAGGAGCCGGAGCGGTCCATCGGCGGCCAGGCGCACTGGTCCTTCGGGGGGCTGTTCTTCGTGGACTCGCCCGAACAGCGTCGGATGCGGATCAAGGACAGTCACGCCCTGGCCCTCCAGGACTGGCTGGGCACCGCCGGGTTCGACCGCGAGGAGGACGCCTGGCCGCGCCGCTGGGCCGAGGCCTACGTCGACTTCGCGGCCGGCGAGAAGCGCTCCTGGCTGCACGCCCGGGGCGTCCGCTTCTTCCCGGTGGTCGGCTGGGCGGAGCGCGGCGGCTACGACGCGAACGGCCACGGGAACTCGGTCCCCCGCTTCCACATCACCTGGGGAACCGGCCCCGGCCTGGTGGAGCCCTTCGAGCGCAGGGTGCGGGCGGGCGTGGCCCGCGGCCTGGTCCGGTTCGCGTTCCGCCACCGGGTCACCGGGCTCTCCGCCACGGCCGGCGCGGTGGACACCGTGACGGGCGAGGTCCTGGAACCCTCCGACGCCGTGCGCGGCGGCGCCAGCAGCCGCGAGGTCACCGGCACCTTCACCCTGCGGGCCCAGGCCGTGATCGTCACGAGCGGCGGCATCGGCGGCAACCACGACCTCGTCCGCGCACAGTGGCCCGCCCGGCTCGGCACCCCGCCGCAGCGGATGCTCTCCGGGGTCCCGGCGCACGTCGACGGTCTGATGCTCGGCATCGCGGAGCGGGCGGGCGCCAGCCACATCAACAAGGACCGGATGTGGCACTACACCGAGGGAATCCAGAACTGGGACCCGATCTGGGCCCGGCACGGCATCCGCATCCTGCCCGGCCCCTCCCCGCTGTGGCTGGACGCGACCGGCAAGCGGCTGCCCGTGCCGCTCTTCCCCGGCTTCGACACCCTCGGCACCCTCGACCACATCATGAAGACCGGCCACGACCACACCTGGTTCGTGCTCAACGAGCGCATCATCGGCAAGGAGTTCGCCCTCTCCGGCTCCGAGCAGAACCCGGACCTGACCGGCAAGTCGGTGCGCGACGTCATCACCCGCGCGCGCCAGGCCGTACCCGCCCCGGTCCGGGCCTTCATGGACAACGGCGCCGACTTCGTCGTCGAGCGGGACCTGTCCGCCCTGGTCCGCGGGATGAACGCGGTCACCAAGGAGGACCTCCTCGACGAGGCCACCGTCCGGGGCGAGATCGTGGCCCGCGACCGGGAGATCGCCAACCCCTTCACCAAGGACCTCCAGGTCACCGCCATCCACGGCGCCCGCAGGTACCTCGGCGACAAGCTGATCCGCACGGCCGCTCCGCACCGGATCCTGGACCCCAAGGCCGGGCCGCTGATCGCGGTACGGCTGTCGATCCTGACCCGCAAGTCCCTGGGAGGCCTGGAGACCGACCTCTCCTCGCGCGTCCTGACCGCGTCCGGCGAACCGCTGCCGGGCGTCTACGCGGCGGGCGAGGCGGCCGGATTCGGCGGTGGCGGGGTGCACGGGTACCGGGCCCTGGAGGGCACGTTCCTCGGCGGGTGCATCTTCTCGGGCCGGGCGGCGGGCCGCGCCGCGGCCCGGGCCGTCGGCTGA
- a CDS encoding ASCH domain-containing protein: MTTYDDLPPYLLGFPGPLRDQLVAAVLSGAKTSTTGLLAEYEAEDEPLPRPGARSLLVDSAERGVAVVEVTAVEVLRLGDIGLQHALDEGEGYTSVAEWRTAHEEFWHSEPVRGAIGDPGFTVDDDTFVIAERFRVTERLV; encoded by the coding sequence ATGACCACCTACGATGATCTTCCCCCGTACCTGCTGGGGTTCCCCGGTCCGCTGCGCGACCAACTGGTCGCGGCCGTACTGAGCGGGGCGAAGACCAGCACCACCGGTCTGCTCGCGGAGTACGAGGCCGAGGACGAGCCACTGCCGCGGCCCGGCGCCCGGTCCCTACTGGTGGATTCCGCGGAGCGCGGGGTGGCGGTGGTGGAGGTGACCGCCGTGGAGGTGCTGCGGCTCGGGGACATCGGGCTCCAGCACGCGCTCGACGAGGGCGAGGGGTACACGTCGGTGGCCGAATGGCGCACGGCTCACGAGGAGTTCTGGCACAGCGAGCCGGTGCGCGGAGCGATCGGCGACCCGGGGTTCACGGTCGACGACGACACCTTCGTCATCGCGGAGCGGTTCCGGGTCACCGAACGGCTGGTCTGA